The nucleotide window AGGAAAATAGAGGGATGTttagcagaaacagaaaaggcgCAACAATTgtcgtttatttttttttttcattgatcaAATAAGTGATTCTGAGCAATAAACGACAAACTTCTATAAAGGTGGGTGTGATTTTGCTGCAGTTCCGCGTTCGGATGTTGTTTAACCCGAGACCTAAAAATCCTACTTGCAGCGCAATGAAGAACGGCGGCCATCACGCCCAGCAGGTGCTCCCTGACTTCCTTTGTCCACCCTCCCTTCACCTTCCCCTCGGGGACAGATGGTATCTCTCGGTCGCTATGGAGAATGATGCAGACTGAGAGATAAAGCATGCAGGCATCTCCAGATGCCACGCGCCTCAAGTGAGGACCGGCTTTGAGCATGCAAAGCAGCGGCGCGTGCCACTGCCCAGCGTGCTCTGGCAGTGAAATTGGtctatgtttttaaaagtctgtcaGACTCCCAGTACAATTAAAATGGTGGATATCTAAACGTAGGAAGTCTTAAAACAGCTATAATCTACAGcttgtcagtgttttatcagtAACCACTGTATCTTACAAACTTTAtcatacagtttttatttttatttctcttacaGCACAAGATCCTGCCAATAAGGCCTCTGCAAAAATCTGAAGGTGCTTTTGCAAGTTTTAATCTTCTTAACTTCAAACATAATACAGTATCCGCTACATGTTCAAATGTAGGCacagttttaaatttcatgGTTTCAATTGCAGTATAGGGACATTCAGAggtaaaatattgattttaaataaactccaaaaaaagagggagacaaaaaaaagagaatgtcAAAACCAAATTTGTGCAGGTTTAAGGAAGCAAAGGTCTGCATGAGACTTAATTTCACAAACTTTAATCTTAAATTGGGTACAGTCAgagaacaatatttttttttctgaattcagacttttgttttgaaagttttacagaaaaaaaaaacacaatgtagtGAACAAGTTCTTTCTTTTGACATGAATACGTGCTGGCTGAAGTGGAACCCACCAGAAGCGTTACattttgtgttatattttctCTGCATATTCTTTTCACGTTTGATGATTTCAAGAGTCAGAGTTCACGAAGCGTTTCCCTACCACTGCAGTCAGCCATTGGCTTCCATTCGTTTCTGCACAACATGACAATCCGCAGACTCTTGAAACCTGCTTGAGGTGTGTTCAGTCACAGCGAACATCAAGTCtgtatttgcttctttttttttattagtagGTGCAGAGTGATTTGAAAAGTCTGCTCTGTATAACCTCATAGCAATAGTTTCAATTTCGACCACAATGAACACAGACATGATGCTCACTGTGATTGATTGCAAACCtaaagcaagtttcaagtctgattttcacatttggacagaaatgaatggaagccAAGGGCTAACTGCACTGGTAGGGAAATACATCTTAAACTctgaatcttgaatcttgaaatATGACACACTATGGAAGGACAGTAACAAAACAGAGAATGTAGCCCTTCTTGAAGGTTTCACGTCAGCTTGATAGTACTGCTCCAGGGTGCCAATgcttctcattcattttctgagcagtctgaaaaacaataacattctCGTGAACCTTGTTTGAGTTTTGGGAGAAGCTACTGATCGATAttgatctttgtttttattaatagtTACTCATCATTGAATAGTAACAGTTCAAGTGCAGACTTATTTGTAAAGTTGGAACAATAATGTAAGTTGACAAAAATGATCGCAGATGTTCACAGTGATGGACTACACTACTCAAGCAATTTTCGAGAGTCTATTAACAGATTTTCATACCATGTGGAAATGAGTGAAAATCAATAACTGCTTGGAATGTTATAAAGTTACATTAAAAACCTACAGCACAGTGACATGGTTTGCATAATATTCAGCTGTGATGTCAAATCCTGTAGATGTTCACATGCAAACGCCATTGTATGGTCCTCTGTCAGTTTGAATGGGAGTTATTGGCTGCTTCTATTTCATCCAAAACTTTGAGGACTTTGACGACAGCAGTCTGGTCTTCCTGTGTGGTTTCTTTATTCATGTAAGCTGAAAGAATCATTTAAAGGTCAGAGAGCTTCTACATCTGATCCTTCCAACCAAAGCTGCCCCCAACTTTCTAAGACTTTCTATAGGCACGTGTCCCcgagggtggggtgggggctgCAGGCCTGTTGTTATCATTGTGCCCCAAACAGCCAATCAGGGAGTGAGCGTGTGCCGGCTCTGCAGTATAAATGCAGGCAGATTCTAGGAAGCAGCGCAAACGCCCTTCTCTGGACTCTTTGACCACATCAGCTGAATTCTGAGATACAACGTAAGCATGCAGTCTCCTGGAAAATCTCTGAGGGAAGCTCTGCTCTGTGCCCAGAGCGAGGACAGACTCACTGTTGGAGTCTACGAGAGTGCTAAAATTATGACTGAGTAAGTACACTAAACATGACTTAAATATGACTTCGGCATATTCCCTGATGACGCAACTTGATCAATATCTAAGAGATGTGGCTAACAGGAGGTGTCTCTTCTTTGTCCACAGCGACCCGGACAGCGTGTCCTTCTGCGTCCTGGCCATGGATGAGGAGTTCGAGTGTGACATCGCCCTCCAGATCCACTTCACCCTCATCCAGTCCTTCTGCTTCGACAACGACATCAGCATCGTCAGGGTGAGCGACATGCAGCGTCTGGCTGAGATTGCTGGTGCCAAGGCGGAGCAGCTG belongs to Xiphias gladius isolate SHS-SW01 ecotype Sanya breed wild chromosome 20, ASM1685928v1, whole genome shotgun sequence and includes:
- the LOC120806666 gene encoding growth arrest and DNA damage-inducible protein GADD45 gamma-like; the protein is MQSPGKSLREALLCAQSEDRLTVGVYESAKIMTDDPDSVSFCVLAMDEEFECDIALQIHFTLIQSFCFDNDISIVRVSDMQRLAEIAGAKAEQLEDAHCVLITNPAEGSWEDPALEKLHLFCEESRRLNDWVPEISLPALIWDSAPLLLGCCEASQLEIPILMNRMTLFLLIPGYS